Sequence from the Seriola aureovittata isolate HTS-2021-v1 ecotype China chromosome 6, ASM2101889v1, whole genome shotgun sequence genome:
TTTGGCTCACCAGACAACATGAATAAGGTATTAAATCATATTCTCAGTGCACATGTAGGCAAGTAATCACTGAACtgacaaaatttcaaaatgatgttttaCTCAACTTCATTCATTCTGGCTATTGTTCAACATCAGTATTTGTCTGAtagtgatgttttgttttaacactTTGTATATGATTACACCTCTTTATGAAGCCCTGAAAATGTATGgtacattttacatgtttaaacTGTAAGTAAAAAGGTTGAAATCATATTTAtcaagcttgtgtgtgtttaacagagaagtttatttcctttatgtatatgtacagtCACATGCCATTTCTGTCAAACACATTCAACAGTTACACTTTTACATCTTACATTTTCATTGGATGATACTGCTGAAGAGAGAATCTCAGCCATCGTCAGTAATTGTTCAGGTCTATTTGTTCAGTAATTGAGTGCCAATCACACTGATACCAGTGATAATACAACGTTCAAAGCAAATGATGTGCACAATCAATGTGCATAGCTGGGTGAATGAGTAATCCAGTACtgtaacaaatgacaaaaaggaGGGAGGTCATTTTCAACAAAACTATAACAATCCAGCTAAAATGTTCGTCACGACATTGCCCAAATTATCAGACTGAATTACTGAATTATCAAACAAGTGAATTCCTGTTGTAATCTGTGAACGTGTTTATCCTTCTCTGTAGGCAGTGACTTGAAGTTTCTGATAAACATCTCTGAGAGGCAGAGATGCTCTGGAGGAAGAAATTACAACAGTTTCATTAACACTGGACTGAAGCCCAGAAAAATGCAAAGAGGAATGTTTCTGGTCTTATGTAACCatgttaaattattttgaaattcccTACCTCCTTAGCAATTCTGGatctaaaaaaatatttgtgtggtCCAATGACCAGTTAGGAGAACAAAACCACGCCAGTGATAGTGAAGTGGAAATGTTGCTTTTGAAACTAGTCATGTATTACCATCATAGTATGATATATTCATATATCACTCGCCAAAGATAATAGGCCATTTACAGTAGTAATGCTTTCTTCTTATCAGATTTACTAAATATGTAACCCGAACAACAGGCATTGTTTTTTATATAGCAGTAATTTTAACCTATTTATGTAGGTACTGTCACCTTTCGtgcaaaataatatattataaatactTTTATTACATCTGAGTTCTGAAGTtaactttgaaaaaaatcactctattaattaacattaacactgtATTTTCATGGTAAACTAGCATAGGTCCGTACAGTATATGACAGACAAGCATGAGATGGGAACCAAAACATCCCACACATTGCtcttaaacatttttatacaaatCTGGAAAGTTTGGAAAAGTTAGCAACTGATCATTTCCAGGGTTTTGCAAAGTTTGGACATTTCATCTTAATCATGTGGATGCATGTTCTGTGCTATTACACATGGCTTTACAGTAGCTCCACTGTCAAAACTGTTCATTTAAATACTTTCAGAAAGGGAACGATACATGAACAGTACTGGGCATAAGCCTGAAAACAAAAGTGTACATGTGCCTAAAAGGCAGCTGTACTGTAATACAGTGTTTAAAActcaaacatcataaaaacacttGATGGAACTGGGCAGTGCATGTAGACAGCTTAAAAGGTGCCTTAGCTGACTTCATATAGTGATAAGCAggattgtttttattgatggaTTGCAGGTTTGATCAGTGCTCTGTCTTTATACTTTGCTCTGAATTAAAGTGTTGCTGCTAatactgaaaaacatttcaatggTATGCTGTAACAAAATCCTTTCAGATTATAGGAGCAACCTTGCACGTTGTGCTCCTCATCGTCGATAAAAACTGATCAGACATTGGAAACAGTCAAACACATACTGTGACCCTAATGATGTCCCTCATTCTGCTGCAAAAACAGTTCAAATCCAACCAATCATGGAGAAGGAGGTGGATGCTTCAAGCTAGATGGGGgtattacatttgttttcccCGTCTCTCCTGTCTCATCTGATCCCAGGGTGCTCCCCAGTGAAGAACGTGTGAGCCTGCGCAGGGTGTTGCCTAAAGGTGGGTACAAGGTCATAATGGAGCTCCGGGACCAGTCGAAGCGGGGGTAGATTCTCTTAAGAACGGCCCTGCGAAACAGGATGTATATCCACGGGTCAAGGATTTGGTTCCAGGTGGCGAAGCGTAGCCATAGCAGTAGGTATTTGATCTGGAGTTCGGCTCCAGACAGCACAGTTTGTGCAATAAATATCTGGAGGTGGAGATAGTGATGGAGAAATTAATGGTGGAGAGGTCAAGAGGGTAAACAAGAGGAAAGCAAACATTTGCAGGAGAGAATAGAAAGAGACACATATATGTAATTCCACTGAGGGAATGGCTTAATAGCCTTAATAGCATTAGCCCAACAGTCTCTTGTGGGGTtaaaacaagctaacaagctcCTTTAGGAATGACAAATTGGCTTATTGTTGACTCTCTTCCAAATTTAGATGGTGTTCTATCTATTCTCCAGTGGTTAAAATCCAAACAGTGCAAGAAAAACCGTTACCATCATCCACTATACAcggtgtttttaaaaaaaaaaaaagaaaaaagaaaagttgcattCAAGGTTGGGTTCAAACCACAGTTTTAGTTAAACAAACTTTTCTCAGAGGCAGAGGTGCTTCAGGGATTGAAACAACCAAAGAATCACAGCTTTTAGTTAGCTTAGTGGCTAGCAAAGAAGTAAACAGTAATATTCATGGTCTTGTTTACTGGCATCAGGGCTATTTTGAACTCTGAGGCATGACTGCACCTGGATTACATTTTTCAGGAGCATTACAATTACTGAACCTGAACACCCcttttgatgtttatttctgcagctctgctctgaagAAATGTTTGAGTAAATGACTAAAACTACAATGTGCAGATTGTCAAGATATCAAAGGGTATCTCTGTTAGTTTCAGGGACAGAAAGcagacaaaagcaaacaaaaacgaGAATGGGCTGAAACCATCTCAATATGTTTATTAACTCATGGAATGgaatgaaatgtacacagcagcagcaaaacccAGATGGGACACTGGATGGACTATGAAGCATGCTTGATACTGATACTGTGAATTTATGGGTGATGAATTGGAAGCTGAAGGGCACTGGGTAAGCTGTGATACAGAGATGAGTTCATCCATGAGTTTCATTGGCAGAGGACATGCTTAGGTGGTCTTTCGGcgttttgttttactttttactcgCCTCAGTTGGGACACGTTAAATATGATGTAAATCCAGGGGTCAAACATCTGACTGCAGGTGGCCATTCGTATGAAGAACAAAAGCTCGTCCTCTGATACAGCAACAGAAGTCACTGCGCTCACCAGAAATTTTATCTGCGCAGGGTATCACATAATTGAGGTTAGATAAGACTGCAGGAAAATATGTCTTTCGGTCAGGAAGGACTTTGACCCTTCTATTCTTTATTGTGAATTCCTAAAATGATGACAACTATGGTAACTTAAATGGCCCTAAAGCAACATAGACTGCACTggtgttctttttttatataaacaataaCTGTATTACAATATTTGAAAGTTCACGTCAAATATTCCACACTTAAGGAGTTAAGGTCTATTATTTTACCACAGACCTATAAATCATGACAACATGACATAATGGTGAACAGGTTTGTTATGGGGGTATCAGTGGGTACTTAATTCCTCTCAATCAATGTTTTATTAAGAGAAATAAGTTGAAAGATTTGTCAGATTAGCTACCGCTGAAATGTTGCTAACAATCATTGCACAGAAAAACTGTGGGTGTACAGGAGGTCATAATTTACTTAAAAAGTTGGGCGCTAGATAATGTTTACAATGGACTGTTGGATTATAATTCTACAATTCACCTTTATGTTATTTCCAAATAAATATGACTAACCAGGTGTTTGTTGCCCCTTTTGGACCTATTTTTGCCAATGTTTGCCACCTTACCAGCAATTGAAAAGGCAGCAGAACTAAAGcccaggggaaaaaaagtaagatccaagttgtaataaagTGTAGTTTTCCTTTAAAGGCAATGTTTCACCCATGCTCATAAATTGAAATCAGGTGCCTACCAGAGCTTTTAGGGAATGTGTGATCCATGCTCAGATCAGCTTAACTTCCAGATCAGCTAACTAGGAAGCTGAATTGCTAAGGTGAAATGAAGTATATAGAGGGACGGTGGAGAAACTATGTGATATTGTGGGTTGGCGTATAAATAGCACATCACTCTTGAGGatattttgtgtgttatgtCTATGCATTTTAAGCTATTTGTGTGTCATTTAATGCCATTAAAGGGTTAGGGGTTAGTCAGTAGAGAAATAACGTGGCGTCAAATGACATGAACAATGCTTAATGCTAACACACAAAATTACGTCGGAAATCGGCACCTTATACCAGGTTGGGAGAAAAAGAACTTAGAACTTAGAACATTTGAAGGGTATTTGAAGTGCTTCCAGATACCTGAGAAACCCAATATCATGTCTGAATCTTCCTATCAACCACCTTATAGGTGATGTTGATAGTTCTTTCATCAAagttcagaaaacatttttttgctgtttatttttaacagcCTGAAGAAAATCTCATCTGGTATCAACCTTAAATAATCTTAAATTAAccttaaatgttttcatgtaaatataCACACTGAGCTAAAACCCTATGCACAAACATAGGGTACACTCACCAGGAGGGGGCACCAGCAGATAGAAGCGATGAGCATGATCAGGATGAGCTGAACCATCATCTCCACTTCATGGTCTCGGCTCCGCTGGCTCCTGTCCTGTCCGCAGCACACCTTGATCAGGGTCACCACGCTCACCGTGTTCAGCAAAAAGGACACAGTGATGCTCATCAACCCGACCAGTGAGAAGATCAGGGAGAAGATCAGGTCATTTCCCTTGGAgctgatgaggaaaaaacacCAGGAGCCGGGCTTCTGGA
This genomic interval carries:
- the tbxa2r gene encoding thromboxane A2 receptor isoform X1, giving the protein MNASGLPLANNTPLCYSINSPPFKYNPPIASAYYSTIFTILGLPSNLLAFIVLVKAFRRTNSRSRSFFLIFLGGLVVTDFMGLLVTGSITISFHATKFNWRNLDPYCHFCNFMGMSMVFYGLCPLLLGAAMAVERFIGINRPFARSTKMPKGRTISMVLMVWFIAGCIALLPLTGIGSYHIQKPGSWCFFLISSKGNDLIFSLIFSLVGLMSITVSFLLNTVSVVTLIKVCCGQDRSQRSRDHEVEMMVQLILIMLIASICWCPLLIKFLVSAVTSVAVSEDELLFFIRMATCSQMFDPWIYIIFNVSQLRAVLKRIYPRFDWSRSSIMTLYPPLGNTLRRLTRSSLGSTLGSDETGETGKTNVIPPSSLKHPPPSP
- the tbxa2r gene encoding thromboxane A2 receptor isoform X2; the protein is MNASGLPLANNTPLCYSINSPPFKYNPPIASAYYSTIFTILGLPSNLLAFIVLVKAFRRTNSRSRSFFLIFLGGLVVTDFMGLLVTGSITISFHATKFNWRNLDPYCHFCNFMGMSMVFYGLCPLLLGAAMAVERFIGINRPFARSTKMPKGRTISMVLMVWFIAGCIALLPLTGIGSYHIQKPGSWCFFLISSKGNDLIFSLIFSLVGLMSITVSFLLNTVSVVTLIKVCCGQDRSQRSRDHEVEMMVQLILIMLIASICWCPLLIFIAQTVLSGAELQIKYLLLWLRFATWNQILDPWIYILFRRAVLKRIYPRFDWSRSSIMTLYPPLGNTLRRLTRSSLGSTLGSDETGETGKTNVIPPSSLKHPPPSP
- the tbxa2r gene encoding thromboxane A2 receptor isoform X3; protein product: MNASGLPLANNTPLCYSINSPPFKYNPPIASAYYSTIFTILGLPSNLLAFIVLVKAFRRTNSRSRSFFLIFLGGLVVTDFMGLLVTGSITISFHATKFNWRNLDPYCHFCNFMGMSMVFYGLCPLLLGAAMAVERFIGINRPFARSTKMPKGRTISMVLMVWFIAGCIALLPLTGIGSYHIQKPGSWCFFLISSKGNDLIFSLIFSLVGLMSITVSFLLNTVSVVTLIKVCCGQDRSQRSRDHEVEMMVQLILIMLIASICWCPLLIKFLVSAVTSVAVSEDELLFFIRMATCSQMFDPWIYIIFNVSQLRYLLHKLCCLEPNSRSNTYCYGYASPPGTKSLTRGYTSCFAGPFLRESTPASTGPGAPL